Proteins encoded together in one Flexistipes sp. window:
- a CDS encoding cytochrome c3 family protein, producing the protein MKRLFLVMLFCFAFSGLSYAAGCVTEECHSDIQKYEYLHGPTAAMQCEVCHTASPEELENHKERPKSFIDFKSPVKEGPVCVMCHSNQRDGKNIHFPVANGDCASCHNPHGGNNKFFVKGKAEADTCMQCHEKDMFNKKYQHGPLAAGECASCHDPHASNYKAHLRFPPDQLCYQCHEDKKEAFNKAVVHAPIKDGCTSCHAPHSSNAKFHLKSTSEKALCVECHQKTTPKLMNRIKNAEFQHKPVEDGNCGGCHNPHASEFGQLLRSEAKTVCFSCHSELGNRVKNAKYVHGPVATSGCSACHSPHGSDNPFILFEYFPKEFYNAYQQGMYQLCFECHDQKILEKQYTQEATKFRNGNENLHYTHVMIKGKGRSCKACHEVHASNQPLQVRKGVPYGSGGWELPVNFTKKEHGGTCVVGCHKPKTYNRKNAYNNQ; encoded by the coding sequence GTGAAAAGATTATTTTTGGTAATGTTATTTTGTTTTGCATTTTCAGGCCTGAGTTATGCAGCCGGGTGTGTTACGGAAGAATGTCACTCAGATATTCAAAAGTATGAATATCTGCACGGCCCTACTGCAGCTATGCAGTGTGAAGTTTGCCATACGGCAAGCCCGGAAGAATTAGAAAATCATAAAGAAAGACCCAAAAGTTTTATAGACTTTAAGAGTCCTGTTAAAGAGGGACCGGTATGCGTGATGTGCCACAGTAATCAGAGAGACGGGAAAAATATTCATTTTCCTGTTGCTAATGGAGACTGTGCATCCTGTCACAACCCTCACGGTGGTAATAATAAGTTTTTTGTAAAGGGTAAAGCCGAAGCTGACACGTGTATGCAGTGCCATGAAAAAGATATGTTTAACAAAAAATACCAGCACGGCCCGTTGGCTGCCGGAGAATGTGCCTCCTGTCACGATCCGCATGCTTCAAACTACAAAGCGCACCTTAGATTTCCTCCGGACCAATTGTGTTATCAGTGCCATGAAGATAAAAAGGAGGCTTTTAACAAAGCCGTTGTTCACGCACCTATAAAAGATGGATGTACTTCATGTCATGCTCCCCACAGTTCCAATGCTAAATTTCATCTGAAATCCACCAGTGAAAAAGCACTGTGTGTGGAATGCCATCAAAAGACCACTCCTAAACTTATGAATAGAATAAAAAATGCTGAGTTTCAGCATAAGCCTGTAGAGGATGGCAACTGCGGCGGGTGTCATAATCCCCATGCTTCAGAATTCGGACAGCTTCTGCGTTCAGAAGCAAAAACCGTCTGTTTCAGCTGTCATTCCGAGCTTGGAAACAGGGTAAAGAATGCAAAATATGTACACGGTCCTGTTGCCACAAGTGGATGCTCGGCCTGCCACAGCCCTCACGGTTCGGATAATCCTTTTATACTGTTTGAATATTTTCCCAAAGAATTTTACAACGCTTATCAGCAAGGAATGTATCAGCTCTGTTTTGAGTGTCATGACCAAAAGATTCTTGAAAAACAGTATACACAGGAGGCCACCAAATTCAGAAACGGCAATGAGAACCTTCATTATACCCATGTTATGATTAAAGGCAAAGGGCGAAGCTGCAAGGCCTGTCATGAAGTTCATGCCTCCAATCAGCCTTTACAGGTTAGAAAAGGTGTGCCATACGGCAGTGGAGGCTGGGAACTTCCTGTTAATTTTACGAAAAAGGAGCATGGCGGAACCTGTGTTGTGGGATGCCATAAACCGAAAACATATAACAGGAAAAATGCGTATAATAACCAGTGA
- a CDS encoding tetratricopeptide repeat protein has translation MNYRIVLGCILSLLIVSTVIGAFPLQQLEKGDTVSIQKFKGLNKELSGIDKNSETKLLLLWRHDKRTNVDTIKSFAEMCSKRDVPCIAVDLQEGTMEQIKSIVGADAAEDIYFAHDKTGVTDDWGIFTLPVTLFLDKNNKVINAVGYEGQYAVQVGRYVDFLTGKISEEEYKKFENTSVVHDRRSRLPKINFIKRLIEDGQPEDAKERLAKLDKKDLTMEEKLNLAEVYLKLDMPDKVEEALQGVSEYNVGAKFYRAYAAYLKGNLDKALKTLHSIEKIYPQKKKLFYLLGEIYKQKGDYKNAAEYFEKSCNNSAI, from the coding sequence ATGAATTACAGAATAGTTTTAGGATGCATTCTTTCTTTGTTGATTGTTTCAACTGTTATAGGTGCATTTCCTTTACAACAGCTCGAAAAGGGTGACACTGTTTCCATTCAAAAGTTTAAAGGATTGAATAAGGAATTATCAGGTATAGATAAAAATTCAGAAACAAAGCTTTTGCTTCTTTGGAGGCACGATAAGCGTACGAATGTTGATACGATAAAAAGCTTTGCTGAAATGTGCAGCAAAAGGGATGTTCCCTGCATTGCGGTTGATCTGCAGGAAGGGACTATGGAACAAATTAAAAGTATTGTCGGAGCAGATGCAGCTGAAGATATATATTTTGCCCACGATAAGACTGGTGTAACTGATGACTGGGGTATTTTTACACTGCCGGTAACACTTTTCCTGGATAAAAATAACAAAGTAATAAATGCTGTCGGTTATGAAGGTCAGTATGCTGTTCAAGTGGGAAGATATGTAGATTTTCTCACCGGCAAAATTTCTGAAGAGGAATATAAAAAATTTGAAAACACGAGTGTGGTACATGACAGAAGAAGCAGACTGCCAAAAATCAATTTTATAAAAAGGCTTATAGAAGACGGTCAGCCCGAGGATGCTAAAGAGCGTCTGGCAAAGCTGGATAAAAAAGACCTTACTATGGAGGAAAAGCTAAATCTTGCTGAAGTTTATCTGAAGCTTGACATGCCGGATAAGGTTGAAGAAGCGCTGCAAGGTGTTTCCGAATATAATGTTGGAGCCAAGTTTTACCGGGCGTACGCAGCTTATCTCAAGGGGAATTTAGATAAGGCATTAAAGACGCTTCATTCGATAGAGAAGATATATCCTCAGAAAAAGAAACTTTTTTATTTGTTAGGCGAAATATATAAACAAAAAGGTGATTATAAAAATGCTGCAGAATATTTTGAAAAATCTTGCAATAATTCTGCTATTTAG